One stretch of Deinococcus ficus DNA includes these proteins:
- the nrdE gene encoding class 1b ribonucleoside-diphosphate reductase subunit alpha produces MEPWIELNNKVLAGSVVDTRFDTDALQVFFQEKVNPNTVFFHDLPEKIRYLTEHGVWDPAVFARYTPAEVQAVFERAYAQKFRFKAFMGAYKFYSEYATMTPDRARWLERYEDRLSVTALSRAESAAEALELVHHLVQQTFTPATPTLMNSGKANTGRLVSCFLLQDCTDNLDSITKTLSFVAELSKGGGGIGVEVSNLRARGESLRGIQNVTKGVMGVAKMLDNMLRYADQAGQRPGAGAVYLSVMHADFADLLNAKKIATDEDARLKTLSVGATIPDVFMDKVRAGEDIFQFYPHSVFQVTGREFTDIDWTREYQVLADHPGIRKKRVSARRVLEDIAVTQGESGYPYLLFEGNANRANPIPNVGTIKMSNLCSEILQPTTPSYFHPYGQEGRDRIGLDVSCNLASLVIEQTMHSGDIGRVVTAAVRMLDNVARSTCITEVPAVRRANEEMRSVGLGAMGLHSFLAGQGLVYGSPEALEFVDVFFAAVHYHARKASMEIARDTGFVFRGFEGSRYQSGAHFAQYLERDFAPSFPEVAALFAEHRLPSRADWTALVHDIQTHGLAHSFVMAVAPTGSISYVSHASASIMPVTEKVETRTSNKARTVYPMPHLSEDTEWFYEEAYDMDQRRVLDTVAAAQRHVDQGISCTLFVPASATTRTLQQYYLYAYRLGIKTLYYTRLRKTNVQDCLSCVV; encoded by the coding sequence ATGGAACCCTGGATCGAACTGAACAACAAAGTCCTCGCCGGAAGCGTGGTGGACACCCGCTTCGACACCGACGCGCTGCAGGTCTTCTTTCAGGAGAAGGTCAACCCGAACACCGTCTTCTTCCATGACCTGCCGGAGAAGATCCGCTACCTCACCGAGCACGGCGTGTGGGACCCGGCGGTGTTTGCGCGGTACACGCCCGCGGAGGTGCAGGCGGTCTTCGAGCGGGCGTACGCTCAGAAGTTCCGCTTCAAGGCCTTCATGGGCGCGTACAAGTTCTACAGCGAGTACGCCACCATGACCCCGGACCGCGCCCGCTGGCTGGAACGGTACGAGGACCGCCTGAGCGTCACGGCCCTGAGCCGCGCCGAGAGTGCCGCCGAGGCACTGGAACTCGTGCATCACCTGGTGCAGCAGACGTTCACGCCGGCCACGCCCACCCTGATGAACTCCGGGAAGGCGAACACGGGGCGGCTGGTGAGCTGCTTCCTGCTGCAGGACTGCACGGACAACCTGGACTCCATCACGAAGACCCTGTCGTTCGTGGCGGAACTCAGCAAGGGCGGCGGCGGGATCGGGGTGGAGGTCAGCAACCTGCGGGCGCGCGGCGAGAGCCTGCGCGGCATTCAGAACGTCACCAAGGGCGTGATGGGCGTGGCGAAGATGCTGGACAACATGCTGCGCTACGCCGATCAGGCCGGGCAGCGGCCCGGGGCGGGCGCGGTGTACCTGAGCGTGATGCACGCCGACTTCGCGGACCTGCTGAACGCCAAGAAGATCGCCACAGACGAGGACGCCCGCCTGAAGACCCTGAGTGTCGGCGCGACCATTCCCGACGTCTTCATGGACAAGGTCCGCGCCGGGGAGGACATCTTCCAGTTCTACCCGCACTCGGTGTTTCAGGTGACCGGGCGGGAATTCACGGACATCGACTGGACCCGCGAGTACCAGGTGCTGGCCGACCACCCGGGCATCCGCAAGAAGCGCGTGTCGGCCCGGCGGGTGCTGGAGGACATCGCGGTGACGCAGGGCGAGAGCGGGTACCCCTACCTGCTGTTCGAGGGCAACGCCAACCGCGCCAACCCCATCCCGAACGTGGGCACGATCAAGATGAGCAACCTCTGCTCAGAGATCCTGCAGCCCACCACGCCCAGTTACTTCCACCCGTACGGGCAGGAAGGCCGCGACCGGATCGGGCTGGACGTGTCGTGCAACCTCGCCAGTCTGGTGATCGAGCAGACCATGCACAGCGGCGACATCGGCCGGGTGGTGACGGCGGCCGTGCGGATGCTGGACAACGTGGCGCGCTCCACCTGCATCACGGAGGTGCCCGCGGTGCGGCGCGCCAACGAGGAGATGCGCTCGGTGGGGCTGGGCGCCATGGGCCTGCATTCCTTCCTGGCCGGCCAGGGGCTGGTGTACGGCAGCCCGGAGGCGCTGGAGTTCGTGGACGTGTTCTTCGCGGCCGTGCACTACCACGCGCGAAAGGCCAGCATGGAGATCGCGCGGGACACCGGGTTCGTGTTCCGGGGCTTCGAGGGCAGCCGCTACCAGTCCGGCGCGCACTTCGCGCAGTACCTGGAGCGGGACTTCGCGCCCAGCTTCCCGGAGGTCGCTGCTCTCTTCGCGGAACACCGCCTGCCCTCCCGCGCGGACTGGACGGCGCTGGTGCACGACATTCAGACGCACGGGCTGGCGCACTCGTTCGTGATGGCGGTCGCGCCGACCGGCAGCATCAGTTACGTGTCGCACGCCAGCGCCAGCATCATGCCGGTCACGGAGAAGGTGGAGACGCGCACCAGCAACAAGGCCCGCACCGTGTACCCCATGCCGCACCTCTCGGAGGACACCGAGTGGTTTTACGAGGAGGCGTACGACATGGACCAGCGCCGCGTGCTGGACACCGTCGCGGCCGCGCAGCGGCACGTGGATCAGGGCATCTCCTGCACGCTGTTCGTGCCGGCCAGCGCCACCACCCGCACCCTGCAGCAGTACTACCTGTACGCGTACCGGCTGGGCATCAAGACGCTGTACTACACGCGCCTGAGGAAAACGAACGTGCAGGACTGCCTGAGCTGCGTGGTGTGA
- a CDS encoding ribonucleotide reductase stimulatory protein has product MLALVYDSLTGNVRRFAQQVAGEAGAKAPLSARLDAPEGPFLLLTYTFGTGDVPGSTRAFLDRHGPLLRGVVASGSYHWGVNFARAADVIAAEYGVPVVARINKGGTAADRAQVVAWLRARPIEAPSSPSSSLPVARRHPWNPGSN; this is encoded by the coding sequence GTGCTGGCCCTCGTGTACGACTCCCTGACCGGGAATGTCCGGCGGTTCGCGCAGCAGGTCGCCGGGGAGGCGGGGGCGAAGGCGCCGCTCAGTGCCCGCCTGGACGCGCCTGAGGGGCCTTTCCTGCTGCTGACCTACACCTTCGGCACGGGGGACGTGCCCGGCAGCACCCGCGCGTTCCTGGACCGGCACGGGCCGCTGCTGCGCGGCGTGGTGGCCAGCGGCTCGTATCACTGGGGCGTGAACTTCGCCCGGGCGGCCGACGTGATCGCCGCGGAGTACGGCGTGCCCGTGGTGGCCCGCATCAACAAGGGCGGCACGGCCGCGGACCGCGCGCAGGTGGTGGCGTGGCTGCGCGCCCGGCCCATCGAGGCGCCCTCATCCCCGTCGTCCTCTCTCCCCGTTGCCCGGAGGCACCCATGGAACCCTGGATCGAACTGA
- a CDS encoding acyl-CoA thioesterase, whose product MTDRSIPDPAPEAGVLDFLDYPPGDPHRLNPPRPYAGETRVTHVVFPGATNHHGTLFGGDALSYMDSAAFIAATRYCRRKVVTRHLSEMEFRRPIPQGTLVELVARVVKTGRTSMTVQVDLFVEEMYSEKRQLGCAGSFVLVALGDDGQPVPVPALGGGP is encoded by the coding sequence ATGACTGACCGCTCGATTCCTGATCCCGCGCCGGAGGCCGGGGTCCTGGATTTCCTGGATTACCCGCCGGGGGATCCGCACCGCCTGAACCCGCCCCGCCCGTACGCCGGGGAGACCCGCGTGACGCACGTGGTGTTTCCCGGCGCGACGAACCATCACGGCACGCTGTTCGGCGGGGACGCCCTGTCGTACATGGACAGCGCCGCCTTTATCGCCGCGACGCGGTACTGCCGGCGCAAGGTGGTGACCCGGCACCTGAGCGAGATGGAGTTCCGCCGGCCCATTCCTCAGGGCACGCTGGTGGAACTGGTGGCCCGGGTGGTGAAAACTGGCCGGACGTCCATGACGGTGCAGGTGGACCTGTTCGTCGAGGAGATGTACAGCGAGAAACGCCAGCTGGGCTGCGCGGGGTCGTTCGTGCTGGTCGCGCTGGGTGACGACGGTCAGCCGGTGCCGGTGCCGGCCCTTGGGGGCGGGCCATGA
- a CDS encoding agenet domain-containing protein: protein MKRALLSLCVLLSVAGAQPLRDPALPYGSWGEAARETEAAIGARPLTRPQDGQYRVGDAVIIDDGGKRYRAHVTAIDGGRYRIHYDGFGPDWTRLFDAAALLGYQPGYQPAARPAATRAFQVGDELEAQQNGRWSPARIVAVKGGQYRVHYDGQPSSRDEWVPAARLRSLPGGPVQTPRLAAGKYACTTQTMNSGGTIEFQPKGAVVLAANGTYQYLGFKTPSPGTYRADAASRALSFRGGHLDGGEATPIVQRPGRFYLTAPSIGERWTCTVTK, encoded by the coding sequence GTGAAACGCGCCCTCCTGAGCCTGTGCGTGCTGCTGTCCGTGGCGGGCGCGCAGCCACTCCGCGACCCGGCCCTGCCCTACGGCTCCTGGGGCGAAGCCGCCCGGGAAACCGAGGCCGCCATCGGCGCCCGCCCCCTCACCCGGCCCCAAGACGGCCAGTACCGGGTGGGCGACGCCGTGATCATCGACGACGGCGGCAAACGCTACCGCGCGCACGTCACCGCCATCGACGGCGGCCGCTACCGCATCCACTACGACGGGTTCGGTCCGGACTGGACGCGGCTCTTCGACGCCGCCGCCCTGCTCGGCTACCAGCCCGGGTACCAGCCGGCCGCCCGCCCGGCCGCCACCCGCGCCTTCCAGGTCGGCGACGAACTGGAGGCGCAGCAGAACGGGCGCTGGTCCCCGGCCCGCATCGTCGCCGTGAAGGGCGGCCAGTACCGCGTGCATTACGACGGCCAGCCCAGTTCCAGGGACGAGTGGGTGCCCGCCGCGCGTCTCCGCTCCCTCCCGGGCGGGCCGGTGCAGACGCCGCGGCTCGCGGCCGGCAAGTACGCCTGCACCACCCAGACCATGAACAGCGGCGGAACCATCGAATTCCAGCCGAAAGGGGCCGTGGTGCTGGCCGCCAACGGCACCTACCAATACCTGGGCTTCAAGACCCCCAGTCCCGGCACCTACCGCGCCGACGCCGCGTCCCGCGCCCTGAGCTTCAGGGGCGGGCACCTCGACGGCGGGGAGGCGACGCCCATCGTGCAGCGGCCCGGCCGCTTCTACCTGACCGCCCCAAGCATCGGCGAACGCTGGACCTGCACCGTCACGAAGTAA